Sequence from the Entelurus aequoreus isolate RoL-2023_Sb linkage group LG28, RoL_Eaeq_v1.1, whole genome shotgun sequence genome:
CCTTTCATTGGACCGTAGCCAGATGACTGTTGGCCGTAGCTGCTGCCAAAGTCGCTGTAGCCGTTTCCGCCACCATAGTTGCTTCCCTGGTCTCCGTAGCCACCACCATATCCTCCGCCATAGCCGCCACCACCATAGCCGCCGCCACCACCACCATAGCCTCCGCCGCCATTTCCGTAGCTGTAGTTTCCGCCATAGTCTCTTCCGCCGAAGCCATTTTGATTTCCCCGCATGCCGCGGCCTCTGCTTCCTCTCGGCGCCATGCCGCCTCGACCGCCCGCAGCTTGCATCTCCTGCTTGGTGAGGGCCTTTTTCACCTCGACTTTGTGTCCATTTATGGTGTGGAACTTAATCACCACGGCTTTGTCGGCGGAGTCGTGGTCGTTGAAGTAGACAAAGCCGAAGCCTCGCTTCTTGCCGGTGTCCTTGGCGGAGATGACTTCGGACTTTTCGATTTGACCATACTGGCAGAAATAGTCGTTCAAGTGCTCCTCTTCGATGTCGTCTTTCAGCCCGCCGACGAAGATTTTCTTCACCTTAGCGAGGGCTTCGGGCCTGCCGGCGTCTTCCCGCGACATGGCGCGCTTGACTTCGACCGAGTTGCCGTCGACGTTGTGCGGCCTAGCACACATGGCCGCGTCGGCCTCCTCCGGCGTCGAGTAGGTGACAAAGCCGAAGCAGCGTGACCTCTGGAGCTGCTTGTTCACCACCACGACGCAGTCGGTGAGCATGCCGTACTGCTCGAAGTGCTTACGCAGGCCATCGTCGTCGGTGTCCACGTTGAGGCCTCCAACAAAGAGCTTGCAAAGCTGGTCGGACATCTTTGTATTGGATGAGTGTGCGGTAAGTTGAAACGCTCGCTCAAAATGGTGGACGTGCCAGTAACGCAGTTCAATTTATACAGaacgcgcgtgacgtcacagttaGACACGCCTTTTccggtgcatttaaaaaaaacaatgaacagcgtcttttaaaaaatgttaaaagagaaccTTTATGACGAAATAAAACCTACAACACACTTAAACTGTTGCTGTTATTTTTCAAAACGTCACAGTGGGACATTACTGGAAGACATCTTTTTATCTCGTTTGATTCTGCCTTTTTTTCTTTCAAGCGTGCTGGCGCACACTGCAATGAAAGgattgcgggggccattttgatattttcctttTCGAAACCACCTCGATTTTGGTGAATGATGGTTTCGGGGAttcaaaagggtctcagtcatttaaGTGTTAAACAGGTCAGATATTATATGACATTTGACCAAGTATTGTATTTtatcaacaataccacaataacatcgtaccgtggccttaatacggTGACAAtattgtaccgtgagattttcATGTCTTTATATTCCAAATGTTGATGCCATATTTTTGTGATTTTGCCAGCCAAAATAAAGGTGTGTGCAAGTCTACAGCCCTGTGTGTTTTTAAAAAGCAATAAACTGAAGGCAAACTCACAAACTAAGTCATTTATCTTGAAAAAGTCTCGGTGCAGtatagctcaggggtgtccaaaattttgccactgagggccgcacacagaaaaatcaaAGTCACTTTgatattttcattttcaaaaccaatatatAGATTGTTTTAACCTTCGGGTCACCCCTCAGGTATGGGTctcagtcatttaaaaaaaatgttaaaagacacaAAACAATGTAGACACTTAAATCTGTGGatacaatgtttttcttttttttgtcctttttttttccaaaacggaatttttgcaaaaacacaaaaaatacaatattttctcCCCCAAAAAATAAGTGGAATATTACAGGTAAGTATAGTGGAATACTAAAATGTTTGGGGATTCAAAGGGGCCCCACTCAAAAAAGGGTTAAAACTaagtcatccttttttttttttttactttcaatgcttacatttgtagatgtttttgttttatgccctttttgtcaaacaaaactttgtctatgcaatattttccccaaaaaatatttctaaatgCATGGAATTTTTGATGTCAAGTACttgaagccttgaatagatcaatgtcaattttaaagaaaaaaagcctGCATAGCAGCTTTGGGTTGATAAAAACAACATTGCAATTTTTTTCCCGTTACATTTCACCTATTTACTCTTTTGTTCcgcatttacattgttttttgtaaaagtattttttaaaatgtgccgcagGCCGTTAAAAAAAATTAGCTGCAGGCTGTACTTTGGACAACCTCGGAATATGGCTCAACGGCAAAATATCTACAGATtatcttcagatctatccgtcaacatGAAGTTgtaatttttaaattgttttatgcgtttttttgtcaaagaaaaccctgtttttaatggcaaactaAATGTGCAATGTTTTCTCCtgaaaaaaattcaaagtggaatatttgatgtgaagtaattatagCCTTAATATCAttgctttttattcttttttttttttgaacaatgacaagaTGTGCATCATACGTTGTCACGTGTAGAGTAATACAATTAGGATGACAGAAAGGTACATCAAGAACATTAATACCATTTTAGTATAGTAAGGTTCACTTTTCTGCCTTATAATATAAACTTGTATTTTCTACCTGATCTATACTATTTTGAATCCAATTCATGTGGGGTGAAAGTAGACATTTCTCTTATTTTGCAGCAGAGGAACtaagttattttttttcaaaagttgTTTAAATTGGCTTTACCATTATTCACTGTATTCGCATGTCTTTAGGCTGATCGTCACAGACCTCAGTTTCACAGGAGACAATTCATTTCCATGTGAAAAGATTGACATTTGCAAGTCACACCACACCCTCAGCAATCAAGAGTGGCAAAAGACACAAAGGAAGCAACGCACACACACGAGCAAATTCAAAAGTCTGGTAAAATCTTTATGAGGCATATTGATCATGAAACAAATCTTTTCCTCTAGTCTAAGAACAGAAACACAAGAcggtccaaatgcattcaatggCAACAACTTTTTCTTAAGAACTGTGGACTAATGCCTAGAAGTCACTCGTTTTGAGTGAGGATTGGAGTTTAACCATTTATACTTTGATGCTCATTTGTGCTTTAATCCACACTTACGTACTAAAATTCCTCTGATCGGCTCAATCTTTAATCTAAAACATAACAGGAGGaaaaaaatacagtggtaccAAAGTTTGTACGCCACAGTTTGAGAAAACATTTCGCCAAAATTGAGCTTGTTTATTGTTTGGCCAAACATCGGCTAAAAAAAATGGTGTCATTCCGTGCAATCGAGTGCCCAATCAAAGAATGCTACTGGTGAGTCGGTTTTGCCAATGGTATTCATACACAAGGTGAGCCAAACTGTAACGTCTATTCCTTACACACTAGGCCTGGTAGCATGCACTGTACTCGCCACCCATGGGGTCAAAGGTGAGAAACATTGTCGGATTCTAGAACAAAGTCATGGCCCGCCTTTGTTACTTGCTGTCTTCGCCGACAAGTctttaataaaacaatatataacacTTTTCATTCTTCATTTCTATGTATTTcacacaattttctgcaagtgtaACAGTTTTTTCTTTGCAAAATGTGCTTTGTGTGAATGGATTTATTGGCTTTACTTTTATTACTTGTTGGAAAAGTTGCTACGGTTTTTGTACGATTGGGTTTTACGACTCAAAACAGGTTTCGAACAAAAACTGAATTACTACTTACTGTCAGTGGACAGTTCTTCCACTTTCTTTACTTGGGGAAACATTGCCTAAAATTCCAAAAGATAATTGACACATTCACTATGTGGACACAAGTACTGGGACACAGCCAGTAATCAAAAAGATTAAATCAGTCCCTGAATCGTATTCGaaattaaagaggaactgcactttttggggggaattttgccaatcgttcacaatcattatgagacaaaaagACGTTTTCTTTCACTTTCCAACATATAAAGCGATGGTGGCTAGCAATGGAGCTAATGGGAGCAACCAATTCTACCATTAAAtccctttaaaaatgcattcaaccgACAAAAATACTTTacttacgttccgtaacctgtataataatcaagctgtagcgacattgttattgtaagagcaacaCTGAGTTACTGTTTTTGTAGCGTAGtcacacatcggcgtgcttcgtTATTAGCCATAAAGCAAACTGCGGCAAGAgacaagctagcttctacgtcagcacaaaacgcgttttgagtttgtaatgctgtgacagaacaccaatctgtactgactgaaaaacatgaacaatcatattacagtatctgtaaagtagtatttcatgttttgtttgtacacagctatcagtgtatgtactgtagttgtaataacacgcatgacatgctgcgtgtatcatgatcgattattaaagtgactcactcgatggacagttgttcgtctggtgcagctggccggggacgtttcctgttgattttggttaagcaatccatttatgtcgaaatagcttgggtccaagttccacattttgcagcttcactTCACCTCactctcggcttctgtctgctccaacgtctcacccttccttcgtgctgtcttctagaagcagcagttcatcctccattAATTCAGATTCAAAAACATAAGGTTGTGAATCGccatttgtccaaaagtagtcgTATTTGtggtttgttaccaagtctgccatgatccggaagtaggaacacactggAAGTCAGAATTGCGCTGCTatagaaacggaaataaatgtgccGAAGAACTAGATCTGGCAATGATTATATGATCAAAATTCggtaaatattgttatgaacatgtctgttactacatcatatatatacttgCGGTATATAAAgcattgaagttgttttagaggctttgaaggctacaacggtgactcccattagccgcatcgtcCAAGCATTTTTTTAGTCATCGttcaaataaatgtaaaaaaagacgtgttcttttctcataatgattgtgaacgtaggctaaaaaaacaaaaaaagtgcagttcccctttcgtTTTGTGGAAGGGCCTTTTCTACCCCCGTGCACAAAGCACGGTCCATAAAGGCATGCttggaacaagaacaagaaccagAACCAGGCCCAGGCCAGACCTCATAAATGGGACACAATCCAACTTATTGTAAGAAGTCTTCCCGCAGTGGAAGCAGTCCCAGCAGTACGAACTCCTACGTTTTTATTTTACGTGGCGCAATTTCCCAATGAATGTGGAATATAGTAAATTAAAGCAGGGAGGTGACGAGACCTCAACAAGGCATAGGAAGACCGCTTGTTCATCAAAGACAGCTGTCATGAGAATACTGACGAGATTATTAATACGACGCTCATGAGTTTAGTAAGAAACGAAGAGTTAAACCATCACCAGTTTACATCAGAAAAAAAAACTTGTTCAGTCTGCTGTTAAGGAGGTCGACCTCCAGTCTTTTCCTCCCCCACAAAGCCTGCCTACTATTTACATTACAAAAGCCAGCCTGTTGCAGTCCTGATGACGGGGGGATGAAAGGCAGCAAAGATGGCATGtagatccatccattctctatcacacacgcacacgcacgtacAAACAGTTGCTACCAAATGAGCTGATTGTTCTCAAAGAGGTGAGCTCGGACAGTATATTCATCGGTTGTACTAAAACCGAATTATCTACTTCCTGGAGTCTACGGTTGAGAGTGTAAGGCCTGTGAAAAGATGACCGTCCGTGTGCGTAGATGATCTCGTCTTCTGGTCTCGTCTGATCGCAGGAGGGGGGGGGGAGCACCCGGTGACTGTGAGATAAAAATGGCCCAATGAGGAAACTTGGTCAATCTGAGCTCATCACGTGTTGGGGATGGGGACAAGGATGGGGGGCTTCTGGTGTAGCTGTGTGGTAGAGGCGGGGTGGGGGGTCACAGCTCCACAGGTTGATCACGTCAGCCGAGCGACGGCGAGCCTTTTGGCATCGTGATGTTAGCGTGTCGCCTACGTGATCACATGATGTAGACCTTCTCGGCCTGTGAGAAGTTGAAAACCTCTTTGGTTCTGGGGCAGACCACTTTGTCGTCTTGGCGAATGGACAGCAGCGACTggcaaagaaagaaaataagtcttaaagtagcagtagagtggaaaaacaagttgcttctATATTGAAGCCATTATCATAAATATCTGATTTATGTcaccaaaagacttacaaagttcgcaaataaatacatgatcaaaatagtacactgcaaaaagtcagtgttcagtgGGTACttagcgactttgggtacttagaaaagcgctatataaatccaagttattaaaaacaagaaaaaaaaaatttgaggggtattttatttggcttgtcaagactttccaaaacaagtaaaattagctaacctcaatgaacccaaacataccttaaaataagtacattctcactaataacaagtgcacttttcttggtagaaaaaaaaattgagatCTTTTTGCTCAGTATGTTgagaaatattcttaaattaagtaaatgctagtgccattatcttgacataatgatataatcatgatttttttttcatgtttgaagTCAGAAAttaatactttaaaaaagtagttttatacttgtgagtgatgatgacacagctttgcatcagttgatattctagtttcaagcatgttttactcaatataggtcatacaatctcagcaacaagctgtaattcatgagatcatttaggaccaaaacccttaaaacaagtaaaacactaacataaaatctgcttagtgagaagaattatcttatcagacagaaaataagcaaatatcacccttatttgagagattcaatcttacttagatttcagtttttgcagtgtatcaatATTGAGAGTTattgaggaagccagtcacatgaCCCGTGACGTTGAGGTAGCAATTGCAGATCACTTCCCCATTAACAACAATGCGAATCAAGCAAACTTTGTGagccaacgattactttgggaaaaatgagGATCCAGAACCCTGAGCTCCAACACAAAGAGGATGGGCAGTAAGTTTTAGAACCCGAGTGCTAAGCGGCTGCAATTTTATAGCAATattatagcattagcagcatttctAGGTGCTAAAcctacaaactaaccataataaaacaaaaacttatTGTTATCTTTCTAGTCTctctgggatgccgactgaccggacgctcacataattcaatTTAGATTAAGACTCAATCCCAATCCtcacaaaaggttaaaaaaacagtTGCTGCAACTACGTCTTTTTTGCCTTGTCTGGATGTCAAAGTCGACCGGTcgctcggtccatggccacatttgtctactacaagGTGAGAggtgcatgatttataatctagaatttacttgtGTATCACCATTAGCAGGGTAAAATAAAATTAGGTCCCTTCTAGGAACGCGTCGCTAAAATAGTCCATCTATAATATCACTCatgtttggtataataattagtataataggcacaatagaggaccctcgatctgtagattcaattgttagctatttaatttagattttgaatgcataaaaaaaagtcaagcaaatgtgttcttgtcttacataaggacttTGAATGATAAACCGCGCATCTCTTTCagatttttgcgtatttccagtacgaCTGATCTGATAatgtggtcagagtgcagaagcgttactccagTGGCGTAGTATCTACAGAAATTGCAGAAGATATTCAAGCCGACTGAACTTGTGGCATTTTTTGAtgtttagacagtattttcacatactttgagaATTGTAAACACAATTGGATATGATTTAAtgtatacaatgaaacacaaatacgcATATAAAGTCACCTTGTTTTTTCACTCTACCGGTTGTTTAAGTGAGCGTTTTTGAAAAGAAATCCGAACAGGAGAGGAGAGGGACGTGTATTTTGCACTCACATTGTAGCCGTACACGTAACCGTTGGGCAGCATCATGGGGGGGTTGTTCTCGTTCATGACCTCTCCAGAGATCTTACACACCAGTCTGGAGTTGGCGCAGTGGGCCATGGGAAGAGGTTGGGCCAGCTTGTTTAGAGATTTACTGCACACGGGGCAATCAGGGTTCTTGGAGGTGCCGTCCTCTTTGTAGCACTGACTGAATGCATCATGGAGGTTAAGGGTCAAGAAATGAAGATCACACCAATGTTCACTCGAAGGTGTCCTCTGCGCACAGAAAATCAATGCAGCGACACAAAATCCAAAGCCAACCACtactataaaaacaaaataaacacatacttTATTCTGTATCATTTTCAATGCAATTCTGTGAGTGACAAGTGGTCACATCAGATAAAAGAAAGACGAAGTCTGCCAACACGTTTTAAGGAGAAGGAAGTGGTCTGCATCAACAACCAATTTTTTAGCAAAACGGGTCTCTTTCTGTCATAATAACACCAAATCAAATAAACAATCATGTTGTATTGACAGCAGCCGGTCTCTTTTAATTGTGCCAAAAGACGCACACGTTAGGCTCAGCCAGTGATGCTTTCACAGCCACAAAAAtagtcagacaactccaacaaCACACATTAACTGTAACTACCAGGTCAACACACTAATGCGGTTCACACACAGCCAATCAATGTCATTAACAGCGTGTTATGCTGTTCTGCAGgttagctccactaaccacgttaaacccagattccgatctaacaaaggtcttaactcattctctctctatgccacatcaatgtggaatgcgctcccaacaggtataaaagaaagggcatctctatcctccttcaaaaccgcaataaaagtacacctccaggcaacttcaaccctaaactaacaccctccccggattgtcaaTAATCAAATgattttcttatgctttctgatatctctctctc
This genomic interval carries:
- the LOC133645149 gene encoding heterogeneous nuclear ribonucleoprotein A0-like — its product is MSDQLCKLFVGGLNVDTDDDGLRKHFEQYGMLTDCVVVVNKQLQRSRCFGFVTYSTPEEADAAMCARPHNVDGNSVEVKRAMSREDAGRPEALAKVKKIFVGGLKDDIEEEHLNDYFCQYGQIEKSEVISAKDTGKKRGFGFVYFNDHDSADKAVVIKFHTINGHKVEVKKALTKQEMQAAGGRGGMAPRGSRGRGMRGNQNGFGGRDYGGNYSYGNGGGGYGGGGGGYGGGGYGGGYGGGYGDQGSNYGGGNGYSDFGSSYGQQSSGYGPMKGGPFGGQRNPAPYTRGGGGGGGGYPRGGYTY